The following is a genomic window from Hymenobacter sp. APR13.
GAAGGCGGCATCTGCACCCGGTGCGCCTGTGGGAGAAAGAACCGTTCAGGAGGCGGAAACAGCGGTTCAACCTCATCCATAAGACGGAAACGAAGGAATATGAGAAAATTCTATGCAGGTGTAGGCACCATGAGATAATACTACGCTACCTAGTAATCCAAGCTGAGATTGTACGCTATTTCCGCTTTCAACCGCTCATAGGCAATATCCCGCAACAGTTGATTGTTGCGTACGGCCAAGGCCGCCAACGCCCCACAGGCTTCGCCGGTAGCCGAGGAAGTAGGCATGATGCGGATGGCGCTGTGGCCTTCCCGGGTGGAAGAGATGCAACGGCCAGCCACCAGCAGATTGTCGGCCTGCTGCACCAGCAGGGCGCGCAGGGGCACCTCATAGTACTCCCCTTCTTCTACGTGCTCCAGCACGGAATCCTCGCCCTTCTGCCCGTGAATGTCGATGCCGTAGCTGGAGCGCGCCACTGGGTCCGGAAACTTGTGCATGTTGCGTACGTCGGCTCCGGTTACGGCGTAGTCGCCGACGGCGCGGCGGGTTTCGCGCACGCCGACCTGCACGGCGGTTTCCACGAGGTAGGAGTTTTCAAAACCGGGTAGTTCCTGCTGAATCAGTTGCACCAGCTGGTTTACCTGATTGCGGCCGGTGAGCTCGGCGGCTGTAAGGTCGGGTGAGGAGGAGCCATCGAGGCCGAGCACATTGCTGGTATTGAAAGAGCCTTCGCCGGAGCCCGGCAGGGTAGTGAAAAAGATATACTCGATTTCCGGGGGCAGGCGCTTTTCGGCGATGGCGCGGCGCACGTTGCTCCAGTAGCCCGCCACCGACACGATTTTCGAGAAGTCGAAATCGTAGGTCATCCAGTCGAAGAAGTCATGCTTGTTGGCCTGGACGTAGTCGGTGGCCCGCTGAATATCGATACCGCCCATGCGAAAAAACAGTGTCAGGGCCTGCAGCAGGCCGGTTTTTTCGTCGCCCTTTACCCACGGAAAGTTGCCCAGAAAAACCAGTTGCGCGTCGCCGGTGGTGTCAATAAATACGTCTCCGGCCACTGTCACTTCGCGGCCATCAACGAGAACATCGAGGGCGGCGAGGCGGTTGCCTTCGCGCTGCGCCCGCGCAATTTCGCCGTGCAGCAGCACCGTAACACCCGCCGCCTGCAGCAGCTCATAGGCCGAGGAGCGGAAAGAACTGGCATAGAACCCGTTGTCAATCATACCGTTCTGACGGCGCATACCGTTTTCCAGGTCCTCGAACACCCCCCGCACCAGCGGCAGGCCGTGTACGGTGTGCTTCATGAACGGGCCTACCATCCCCGCCGTACTCATGCCGCCCACGAAGCCGTAGTGCTCCACCAGCAGCACCGAAGCGCCCATCCGCCCGGCCTTCACGGCTGCCGCAATGCCGGCAATACCAGCCCCAGCCACAATCACATCGTATTTCTGCTTCAGCTCCATAAGGAAAAGTCTCGTCTTAGGGGAAGGCCGTTACTGGGCGTTCCGTCTTTCGGCATTGGGTTGGTTACTGAACTGCTGGCTGCGCGGCTTGAGCGGCCACGACGGCAGCCTCCAGGTCGGCAGCGCGCTGCAGCCACTGGTGGGGCGCATAAGCGCGGCCGGGCAGCAAATCGGCGGCGCAGCTGAAGTAGCCACTGAAATCGGCTGGCGCAGCTTCATAAAGCAGCTGGGTTTCGGCCGGCACAATCTGCAGCCGGGCTTGCAGCGGCGCCAGCGCGGCGGTCAGGGTATCCAGCATATCGTTGGCCGTGGTTTCAACAAACGTGGGATGCGCAGCGGGCAGGCCCAGAGCCAGCCAATAGCGGCCATCGGACAGGCGTACGGCCTGCTGCAGGCCCGCCAGGGCCTGGATGGTAGCGGCGGCAGCTTCCGGCACGGGGCTGGTGAACACGCACAGCCGGGCCCCGGTGAGCTGGCCGGTGCGGCGCACCAGGCGCGTAAGGTGGCCGGCATCGGTGGCATCGAAGACGCGGCGCGCCCGCACGATGAATTCACCTTCCTTGCCAATCAGGCTAAGTGTGGCGTAGCCATCGGCGTCGGCCGGAGCCAGCGCGCGGGCCTTCACGTGAAACAGCAGCGCCACCGACGACGCTTCCAGCGCATGCTGCAAGCTGATTTTGAGAACTTCCGGGTTGAGCACGCAGCCCTCCGGCCCTTCGTGCACTAGGGCGTAGGGGTTGGCCAGCAGCGGCCCGAACAGCTGCCGGGCGTGCGGCGTGGCCGCCTCAGGCCGCTGCTGCAGGCAGCTCAGGCTTTCCGTGACGCTGCCGCCGGGAAAGCCGTAAGCGTTGAGCACCAGCACGTCGTAGCCGGCGGCCGCGTAGTGCAGCGCCAGCAGAATCCCGCCCACCGAGGCCCCGTACACGACGTAGTCGTAGGGCTGCGAACGATCCAGCGAATGAATTTGCATAGAGAAAATGAAAAGCGGCTCGAAGGCCCTAAAGCAGCGTTAGAGCGCGCCAGAACTGCTGCTACAGACCAGTGAAAGATGAATTCCCCCTAACTCCCGGTCCAGCCAGCCAGGGTTTTTACTAAGTCGCGTGAAGGCTCCGGTCCGTCATGCTTCATCTGGCGTCCGCCAAGCCGAAGCATCTCTATTACACCGGTTGGTTAGCATTGCAACGAAGCAGTAGGGATGTTTCGGCAAGCTCAGCATGACGCTTATGTAAGCTTCCAGCAAGTTTCCAGATGCAGCTTAGCGGCATTATTTGGCTTGCATATCTACCGGAACCAGCGTGATGGGCGTGGGCAGGCACGAGGCACCGGGCGGCGAGTACGTAAGGTGAATAAGCTGCTCCTGGCCGTCGGCGGGCGGGGCAAAAACCTGGATAACAACCGCCTCGGGCTCCTTTTTGGTGGCTGCTTTGTCGGAGGGCAGCTTCACAATGCCGCCGGGGTGCAGGCCGGCACTGACTACCACGCTGGTGGCCATGGCCCCACACCAGTTGTTGTTGGGTCCGCCGCCGCGGGCGTTGCGCGTGAGCAAGGCCAGGCCGCGGCCATCGGTGCTGCGCCAGCGGATGTTGATGTCGTAGAGCACGCCGTAGTTGCCCTTGAGCACGGCCGTTTCCGAAGTGTGACTGGCGGTGCCCTCCACCCACGGGTCGCGCTGGCCATCGGCCACGGTGATTTCGGCCGCGCCGTGGCGTGTGTCGAACACCGAGTCGGGCTGCACGCGGTAGTTGCTCACGCCAAACACGCCGCGGCCGGCCCCGCTCTTGCTTTTGCCGGGCAGCACCGGGGGGTTACGGGCCAGCGCCGTGGGGCCAGGAGTGCCGGGGCTGGTCTGCAGCACCGTGATTTCAGCGGGCTGGTCGATGAGAAACTCGTAGAAGCCGTGCACCAAGTCGTCGTAGCTGACTGTGGTCTTCTCCCATTTCTCGTCCAGGGCTACGGCCTGCCCGGCTTTCACCTGCCGTACCTTCGGGCTGGGCTGCGAGGCGAAGTAGTCGGCCAGGCCCTGGCTGCCAATCTTCAGGTAGTCGCCGCCGGGCGGCTGGGCCGAGTACTTGAGCATCTGCAAGCGCATGGGGCCGGGACCCAGGTTTCTGATAAGAGCCGTGATTTTGCGGTCCATCTTTTGGGGCTCCTTCACGCCGTTCACGTTGTAGAGGTAGAAGCGCACGGTGCCGGGCAGCACCCGCTCCCGGAATACCGCTGCTTCTGGCACCCGGATATACTCCGGGTCGTCGCTGATGAGAAACTGCGGGCCTGGCAGCACCAGCTTGCGGTAGCTTAGCTGCCGGGCCTTCTGAAAGGCAAACTCCGGCAGCTCCACGCTGGCCCCGGGC
Proteins encoded in this region:
- a CDS encoding FAD-dependent oxidoreductase; translated protein: MELKQKYDVIVAGAGIAGIAAAVKAGRMGASVLLVEHYGFVGGMSTAGMVGPFMKHTVHGLPLVRGVFEDLENGMRRQNGMIDNGFYASSFRSSAYELLQAAGVTVLLHGEIARAQREGNRLAALDVLVDGREVTVAGDVFIDTTGDAQLVFLGNFPWVKGDEKTGLLQALTLFFRMGGIDIQRATDYVQANKHDFFDWMTYDFDFSKIVSVAGYWSNVRRAIAEKRLPPEIEYIFFTTLPGSGEGSFNTSNVLGLDGSSSPDLTAAELTGRNQVNQLVQLIQQELPGFENSYLVETAVQVGVRETRRAVGDYAVTGADVRNMHKFPDPVARSSYGIDIHGQKGEDSVLEHVEEGEYYEVPLRALLVQQADNLLVAGRCISSTREGHSAIRIMPTSSATGEACGALAALAVRNNQLLRDIAYERLKAEIAYNLSLDY
- a CDS encoding FAD-dependent oxidoreductase; this translates as MQIHSLDRSQPYDYVVYGASVGGILLALHYAAAGYDVLVLNAYGFPGGSVTESLSCLQQRPEAATPHARQLFGPLLANPYALVHEGPEGCVLNPEVLKISLQHALEASSVALLFHVKARALAPADADGYATLSLIGKEGEFIVRARRVFDATDAGHLTRLVRRTGQLTGARLCVFTSPVPEAAAATIQALAGLQQAVRLSDGRYWLALGLPAAHPTFVETTANDMLDTLTAALAPLQARLQIVPAETQLLYEAAPADFSGYFSCAADLLPGRAYAPHQWLQRAADLEAAVVAAQAAQPAVQ